One stretch of Rhodoferax lithotrophicus DNA includes these proteins:
- the fliD gene encoding flagellar filament capping protein FliD — protein sequence MASITSVGIGSGLDVNSIVTQLVDLEKKPLKTLESKATSVQAQLSAFGQVQSQFAALTDVATRISDASTWTARTATSSNTSAATIAVTSSASANSFTLDVDRLASKQSLSSSTVATGSLPGAGTLSIQLGTWDAAGTAFTAGGASAVNVAITNTDTLASIASKINAANSGVTASVFNDGTNERLLMQSKNTGAAAGFRVQSGDAALAGFVFDPENKAGQGMASTGNPVQFGQNAAARINGLAVTSATNTLADNFTGVTLELQATTTTNYGLGTETKAPITMVISEDVKPAVKNVSDFVDAFNKLNQTLRDLTKYDATTKVAGLFQGDSMVIGIQNVLRNMVGSTSKGATSQRLADIGLDRQLDGSLTINTAKLSVAANDGTSLQQLFTADNGNTMTNGFALKFSTLGQGVAATGGSLYNKAASLQNLLDKNSQDQTKLNARVASFEARLRKQYSDLDVQMAKLNALNTYVGQQVTLWNKSSN from the coding sequence ATGGCCAGCATCACTTCAGTCGGCATTGGCAGTGGGCTTGATGTCAATAGCATCGTGACGCAGTTGGTGGATTTGGAGAAAAAGCCTCTCAAGACGCTTGAATCCAAGGCGACATCAGTTCAGGCTCAATTGTCTGCATTCGGGCAGGTACAGTCGCAGTTTGCGGCATTGACAGATGTGGCAACCCGTATTTCGGATGCCTCCACTTGGACGGCGAGAACTGCCACCAGTTCAAATACGAGTGCCGCTACGATTGCTGTGACATCTTCGGCCAGCGCCAATTCATTCACGCTGGATGTGGATCGGTTGGCCTCCAAACAGTCACTCTCGTCGTCTACTGTGGCTACAGGCTCCTTGCCAGGGGCGGGAACGCTGAGTATTCAGCTGGGTACCTGGGATGCCGCAGGTACCGCATTTACCGCTGGAGGTGCCAGTGCTGTTAATGTGGCTATTACCAACACGGACACGTTGGCTTCAATTGCCAGCAAAATCAATGCGGCCAATAGTGGTGTGACCGCCTCGGTGTTTAATGACGGCACCAACGAGCGTTTATTAATGCAGTCCAAAAACACCGGGGCTGCGGCTGGTTTTCGTGTTCAGTCGGGTGATGCTGCTCTGGCAGGTTTTGTGTTTGATCCAGAAAACAAAGCGGGGCAGGGTATGGCCTCGACTGGTAATCCTGTGCAGTTTGGTCAAAATGCGGCGGCTCGTATCAATGGTCTGGCAGTTACTTCTGCCACCAATACGCTGGCAGATAACTTCACGGGTGTCACCCTTGAGTTGCAGGCAACCACCACGACCAATTATGGTTTGGGCACCGAAACCAAAGCTCCGATTACCATGGTGATCAGTGAAGACGTGAAACCAGCAGTGAAGAATGTGTCTGATTTTGTTGATGCATTTAATAAACTGAATCAAACGCTGAGAGATTTGACCAAATACGATGCGACGACCAAGGTCGCAGGCCTGTTTCAGGGTGATTCAATGGTGATTGGTATCCAAAATGTGTTGCGTAATATGGTCGGTTCAACGAGCAAGGGCGCAACTTCACAGCGTTTGGCTGATATTGGGTTGGATCGTCAGTTGGATGGCTCTTTGACCATCAATACGGCCAAGCTGTCAGTTGCGGCCAATGATGGCACTTCGTTGCAGCAACTTTTCACCGCAGACAATGGCAATACCATGACCAATGGTTTTGCGTTGAAGTTTTCAACTTTGGGGCAAGGTGTTGCCGCGACAGGCGGATCTTTATATAACAAGGCTGCATCATTGCAAAACCTTCTGGACAAGAATAGTCAGGATCAAACCAAGCTCAATGCGCGTGTGGCTTCGTTTGAGGCGCGCCTGCGAAAGCAATATTCAGATCTGGATGTTCAAATGGCTAAACTGAATGCGCTGAATACTTATGTAGGGCAGCAGGTCACCTTGTGGAATAAGTCGTCGAATTAG
- a CDS encoding flagellin yields the protein MASTINSNIQSLTAQRNLGMSQASLSTSMQRLSSGLRVNSAKDDAAGLAISDRMTAQIRGLTQATRNANDGISLAQTAEGALNSAGTMLQRIRELAVQSANDTNTSADRKSLQAETGQLLSELDRLASNTQFNGRNILDGSLGSSTFQVGANANQTITATTANFRTNVYGAQLSQSSSGVAAAATVPSLAGAIVINGTASATVTLTATDTAATAAVAFNSKTETTGVTAQAINLTEFKASASGSFSLAVTGSNTTAANVTFNVSAVGTSAGLAEAVKAFNDVSSTTGITAKLNANSDGLVLTSSAGDDIKITNNSATAALTLAAYNGPASATNGVDTFSAAFSAAAAGGTAATHGTVEFASDKGFAFGTSASALVTSSATSSLNAVSTIDISTVTGSTKALKIVDAALAAVDGQRANFGALQSRFESTISNLGSSVENLSASRSRIQDADFASETANLSRAQILQQAGTAMVAQANQLPQGVLALLR from the coding sequence ATGGCCTCCACCATCAACAGCAACATCCAATCGTTGACTGCACAACGCAATTTGGGAATGTCGCAAGCATCACTTTCTACCTCCATGCAGCGCTTGTCGTCCGGTTTGCGTGTGAATAGCGCCAAAGATGATGCAGCTGGTCTGGCCATCAGTGACCGGATGACGGCTCAGATTCGTGGTTTGACACAAGCAACACGCAATGCCAATGACGGTATTTCACTGGCGCAAACGGCTGAAGGAGCTTTGAACTCTGCTGGCACTATGTTGCAGCGTATCCGTGAATTGGCGGTTCAGTCAGCCAATGACACCAATACCTCTGCTGACCGCAAATCACTGCAAGCGGAAACCGGTCAACTCTTGTCAGAACTTGACCGGCTTGCTTCCAATACGCAATTCAACGGACGCAATATTTTGGATGGCTCTTTGGGTTCTTCCACCTTCCAGGTGGGTGCCAATGCCAACCAAACCATCACAGCCACCACGGCCAACTTCAGAACCAATGTGTATGGTGCTCAGTTGTCCCAATCATCGTCGGGTGTCGCCGCAGCCGCAACCGTACCCTCGCTGGCTGGTGCCATCGTGATCAATGGCACGGCCTCTGCAACCGTGACGTTGACTGCAACCGATACAGCCGCAACAGCTGCAGTTGCTTTCAACTCCAAGACTGAAACGACCGGAGTGACCGCACAAGCCATCAACTTGACAGAGTTCAAGGCCAGTGCATCAGGATCGTTCTCATTGGCCGTTACAGGTAGCAATACCACTGCAGCCAATGTCACCTTTAATGTGTCAGCTGTAGGTACGTCGGCTGGTTTGGCGGAGGCGGTCAAGGCATTTAATGATGTGTCTTCTACAACCGGTATCACTGCCAAATTGAATGCCAATTCAGACGGTTTGGTGTTGACAAGCAGTGCAGGTGACGACATCAAAATCACCAATAACTCTGCGACCGCAGCGCTTACCCTGGCCGCTTACAACGGACCCGCCTCAGCCACCAATGGTGTGGATACATTCAGTGCAGCCTTTTCTGCGGCAGCAGCAGGTGGCACAGCCGCTACGCACGGTACGGTCGAATTTGCCTCGGACAAAGGTTTCGCATTTGGAACTTCAGCCTCTGCGTTGGTGACATCGTCAGCTACATCATCCCTGAATGCGGTGAGCACCATTGATATTTCAACGGTGACCGGTTCAACCAAAGCGCTGAAAATTGTGGATGCCGCGCTGGCAGCCGTGGATGGTCAACGGGCTAACTTTGGTGCGTTGCAATCGCGCTTTGAGTCCACCATTTCCAACTTGGGAAGCAGTGTTGAAAACCTGAGTGCATCACGCTCACGTATCCAGGATGCTGACTTTGCCTCGGAAACCGCCAACCTGTCGCGTGCGCAGATTCTGCAACAGGCCGGTACTGCCATGGTGGCACAAGCCAACCAGTTGCCGCAAGGTGTATTGGCCCTGCTGCGGTAA
- a CDS encoding flagellin, with protein MASTINSNIQSLTAQRNLGMSQASLSTSMQRLSSGLRVNSAKDDAAGLAISDRMTAQIRGLTQATRNANDGISLAQTAEGALNSAGTMLQRIRELAVQSANDTNTSADRKSLQAETGQLLSELDRLASNTQFNGRNILDGSLGSSTFQVGANANQTITATTANFRTNVYGAQLSQSSSGVAAAATVPSLAGAIVINGTASATVTLTATDTAATAAVAFNSKTETTGVTAQARNLTEFKASASGSFSLAVTGSNTTAANVTFNVSAVGTSAGLAEAVKAFNDVSSTTGITAKLNANSDGLVLTSSAGDDIKITNNSATAALTLAAYNGPTSATNGVDTFSAAFSAAAAGGTAATHGTVEFASDKGFAFGTSASALVTSSATSSLNAVSTIDISTVTGSTKALKIVDAALAAVDGQRANFGALQSRFESTISNLGSSVENLSASRSRIQDADFASETANLSRSQILQQAGTAMVAQANQLPQGVLALLR; from the coding sequence ATGGCCTCCACCATCAACAGCAACATCCAATCGTTGACTGCACAACGCAATTTGGGAATGTCGCAAGCATCACTTTCTACCTCCATGCAGCGCTTGTCGTCCGGTTTGCGTGTGAATAGCGCCAAAGATGATGCAGCTGGTCTGGCCATCAGTGACCGGATGACGGCTCAGATTCGTGGTTTGACACAAGCAACACGCAATGCCAATGACGGTATTTCACTGGCGCAAACGGCTGAAGGAGCTTTGAACTCTGCTGGTACGATGTTGCAGCGTATCCGTGAATTGGCGGTTCAGTCAGCCAATGACACCAATACCTCGGCAGACCGCAAATCACTGCAAGCGGAAACCGGTCAACTCTTGTCAGAACTTGACCGGCTTGCTTCCAATACGCAATTCAACGGACGCAATATTTTGGATGGCTCTTTGGGCTCTTCCACCTTCCAGGTGGGTGCCAATGCCAACCAAACCATCACAGCCACCACGGCCAACTTCAGAACCAATGTGTATGGTGCTCAGTTGTCCCAATCATCGTCGGGTGTCGCCGCAGCCGCAACCGTACCCTCGCTGGCTGGTGCCATCGTGATCAATGGCACGGCCTCTGCAACCGTGACGTTGACGGCAACCGACACAGCTGCAACAGCTGCAGTTGCTTTCAACTCCAAGACTGAAACGACCGGTGTGACGGCACAAGCCCGTAACTTGACAGAGTTCAAGGCCAGTGCATCAGGATCGTTCTCATTGGCCGTTACAGGTAGCAATACCACTGCAGCCAATGTCACCTTTAATGTGTCAGCTGTAGGTACGTCGGCTGGTTTGGCAGAGGCAGTCAAGGCATTTAATGATGTGTCTTCCACGACCGGTATCACTGCCAAACTGAATGCCAATTCAGACGGTTTGGTGTTGACAAGCAGTGCAGGTGACGACATCAAAATCACCAATAACTCTGCGACCGCAGCGCTTACCCTGGCCGCATACAACGGACCCACCTCCGCCACCAATGGTGTGGATACATTCAGTGCAGCCTTTTCTGCGGCAGCAGCAGGTGGCACAGCCGCTACGCACGGGACGGTTGAATTTGCCTCGGACAAGGGTTTCGCATTTGGAACTTCAGCCTCTGCGTTGGTGACATCGTCAGCTACATCATCCCTGAATGCGGTGAGCACCATTGATATTTCAACGGTGACAGGTTCAACCAAAGCGCTGAAAATTGTGGATGCCGCGCTGGCAGCCGTGGATGGTCAACGGGCTAACTTTGGTGCGTTGCAATCGCGCTTTGAGTCCACCATTTCCAACTTGGGAAGCAGTGTTGAAAACCTGAGTGCATCACGCTCACGTATCCAGGATGCTGACTTTGCCTCGGAAACCGCCAACCTGTCGCGTTCGCAGATTCTGCAACAGGCCGGTACTGCCATGGTGGCACAAGCCAACCAGTTGCCGCAAGGTGTATTGGCCTTGTTGCGGTAA
- a CDS encoding flagellin, with translation MASTINSNIASLTAQRNLSMSQSSLATSMQRLSSGLRVNSAKDDAAGLSISDRMTAQIRGSVQAARNANDGISMAQVAEGALGSASNILQRVRELAVQSANDTNTSADRKSLQAETGQLLTELDRIGTTTQFNGRNILDGSLGSATFQVGANANQTITATTSNFRTTVYGAQLSQSSSGVAAAATAPSLAGAVVVNGTASATVTLLASDTAATAAAKFNSASDTTGVSAVALNKSEFKPLSIGAYSLAVKGSNTTTPANITFNVSATNTSAGLAEAVKAFNDVASQTGITAKLNTNADGLILTSDAGDDIAIANNSAANSVTLAAYNAPTSATNSVDTFSTAFTAAAGATAATRGTVEFTSDKGFSFGTSTTALVTTANSSTLNSVSTIDISTVAGSTKALKIVDAALTAVNGQRASFGALQSRFEASISNLQINTENLSASRSRIQDADFAVETSNLSRAQILQQAGTAMVAQANQLPQGVMALLK, from the coding sequence ATGGCCTCTACTATCAACAGCAATATTGCTTCGCTGACCGCCCAACGCAATTTGAGCATGTCTCAATCATCACTCGCTACCTCCATGCAGCGCTTGTCCTCAGGGCTGCGTGTGAATAGCGCCAAAGACGACGCGGCAGGCTTATCCATCAGTGACCGGATGACGGCTCAGATTCGCGGCTCGGTTCAGGCTGCGCGTAATGCCAATGACGGTATCTCGATGGCGCAAGTAGCAGAAGGCGCACTGGGCTCAGCAAGCAACATTTTGCAACGCGTACGTGAACTGGCCGTTCAATCAGCCAATGACACCAATACCTCTGCTGACCGCAAATCGTTGCAAGCAGAAACAGGTCAGTTGTTGACCGAATTGGATCGCATTGGCACAACCACACAATTCAACGGACGCAATATTTTGGATGGCTCACTGGGGTCAGCCACTTTCCAGGTGGGGGCCAATGCCAACCAAACCATCACGGCAACCACCAGCAACTTTAGAACCACAGTTTATGGTGCCCAGTTGTCCCAGTCGTCGTCTGGTGTTGCCGCAGCGGCAACCGCACCTTCGCTGGCTGGCGCAGTTGTCGTCAATGGCACGGCATCAGCTACAGTCACTTTGCTGGCTTCTGACACCGCCGCAACTGCTGCAGCAAAGTTTAATTCTGCATCCGACACAACAGGTGTCTCAGCCGTTGCTCTGAACAAAAGCGAATTCAAACCCTTGTCTATAGGTGCCTATTCCTTGGCTGTTAAAGGCAGCAATACCACAACGCCCGCCAATATCACGTTCAATGTATCAGCGACCAATACCTCTGCAGGATTGGCCGAGGCGGTTAAAGCATTCAACGATGTCGCCTCTCAAACAGGCATCACAGCCAAACTGAACACCAATGCGGACGGTTTGATTTTGACCAGCGATGCAGGAGACGACATTGCCATCGCGAACAATTCAGCAGCAAATAGTGTCACACTTGCTGCCTACAACGCACCAACATCAGCTACCAATAGTGTCGATACGTTCAGTACAGCCTTTACTGCTGCAGCTGGAGCAACTGCGGCAACACGTGGTACGGTTGAATTCACTTCTGATAAAGGTTTCTCATTTGGGACATCAACAACAGCACTGGTGACCACTGCAAACTCATCCACGCTGAATTCAGTCAGCACCATTGACATTTCAACCGTTGCAGGATCTACAAAAGCCCTCAAAATTGTGGATGCGGCACTCACAGCTGTCAACGGCCAACGCGCCAGCTTTGGTGCGCTGCAGTCACGCTTTGAAGCCAGCATTTCCAACCTGCAAATCAACACTGAGAACCTCAGTGCCTCACGCTCACGCATCCAGGATGCCGACTTTGCAGTGGAAACCTCCAACCTGTCTCGCGCGCAAATCTTGCAACAAGCCGGTACCGCCATGGTGGCGCAGGCCAATCAGTTGCCACAGGGCGTGATGGCACTGCTGAAATAA
- a CDS encoding DegT/DnrJ/EryC1/StrS family aminotransferase gives MTKPIYVTQPFLPPLKEFLPYLEEIWASKILTNGGPFHQKLESALCDYLGVKHIALFANGTLALVTALQALRVTGEVITTPYSFVATAHSLLWNGIKPVFVDVDPNTLNMDPTKIEAAITPQTTAIMPVHCYGHPCDVEAIQKIADNYNLKVIYDAAHAFGVQCHCGSVLNHGDLSVLSFHATKVFNTFEGGAIICPDEKTKIRIDQLKNFGHVGEVTVVAPGINGKMSEFNAALGLLQLQYIDQALARRKEINALYREQLQHVKGIHCLNDAGEHVANYAYFPIQVQPDYPLSRDALNEKLKENGIHPRRYFYPLISEFPMYRGLPSANKANLAVATSASLQVLCLPIYPDLEKSMVQEITQLIASQ, from the coding sequence ATGACTAAACCCATCTACGTCACCCAGCCCTTTCTGCCACCGCTGAAAGAGTTTCTGCCCTATCTTGAAGAGATATGGGCCAGCAAGATTCTGACGAATGGTGGCCCGTTTCACCAAAAGCTTGAGTCTGCCCTGTGTGACTACTTGGGTGTCAAACATATTGCCCTGTTTGCCAACGGTACCTTGGCCTTAGTCACAGCTCTGCAGGCGCTTCGTGTGACTGGCGAGGTCATCACGACACCGTATTCATTTGTCGCCACGGCGCATTCGTTGCTCTGGAATGGCATCAAACCCGTGTTTGTTGACGTTGATCCCAACACACTCAACATGGACCCCACCAAGATTGAGGCGGCCATCACGCCGCAAACCACGGCGATCATGCCCGTGCATTGTTATGGACATCCGTGTGACGTGGAGGCCATCCAGAAGATTGCAGACAACTACAACCTGAAAGTGATCTATGACGCGGCCCATGCTTTTGGCGTTCAGTGCCACTGCGGCAGTGTCCTCAACCATGGTGACCTGTCGGTACTGAGTTTTCATGCCACCAAGGTGTTCAACACCTTTGAAGGCGGTGCCATCATCTGTCCCGATGAAAAAACCAAAATCCGCATCGATCAGCTCAAGAATTTTGGCCATGTTGGCGAAGTCACTGTCGTTGCACCCGGCATCAATGGAAAGATGAGTGAGTTCAACGCTGCACTTGGTTTATTGCAACTGCAATACATTGACCAAGCGCTTGCGCGGCGAAAAGAGATTAACGCCCTGTACCGTGAACAACTTCAGCACGTCAAAGGCATTCATTGCTTGAATGATGCCGGTGAACATGTTGCCAACTATGCCTATTTCCCGATCCAAGTGCAGCCGGACTATCCTCTCAGCCGAGATGCACTCAACGAGAAACTGAAAGAAAACGGTATTCACCCACGCCGCTATTTCTACCCTTTGATATCTGAGTTTCCAATGTACCGCGGTCTACCATCCGCCAACAAAGCCAATCTGGCTGTTGCAACATCCGCTTCGTTGCAAGTTCTGTGTTTACCCATCTATCCAGACTTGGAGAAGTCCATGGTGCAAGAAATTACCCAGCTCATCGCGAGCCAGTAG
- a CDS encoding WbqC family protein — MRLAIMQPYFFPYIGYFQLIASVDQFVVYDNIKYTKKGWINRNRMLQNGKDVTFSLPLKKDSDSLDVCQRTLSTEFNREKLLNQFKGAYQQAPYFRQTFPLIENIVQYEDINLFEYLHHSITQICRHLGINTPIRKSSDIAIDHGLKSQDKVIALCEAVGANTYVNAIGGIDLYSKEIFHEKMIDLKFIQSKPFSYPQYGGTFVPWLSIIDVLMFNSIETTYTTILKNFDFIQN, encoded by the coding sequence ATGAGACTGGCCATCATGCAACCCTATTTCTTTCCGTATATTGGCTACTTTCAATTGATCGCTTCGGTTGATCAATTTGTTGTCTATGACAACATCAAATACACCAAAAAAGGTTGGATCAATCGCAACCGCATGTTGCAAAACGGCAAGGATGTCACATTCTCGCTACCTCTGAAAAAAGATTCAGATTCCCTTGATGTGTGCCAGCGGACACTGTCAACAGAATTTAACCGGGAAAAGTTACTCAACCAATTCAAAGGAGCTTACCAGCAAGCTCCTTATTTCAGACAAACATTCCCGCTCATCGAAAACATCGTGCAGTATGAAGATATAAATCTTTTTGAATATCTGCACCACTCCATCACCCAAATATGTAGACATCTGGGTATCAACACGCCCATCCGAAAATCTTCAGATATCGCCATTGACCACGGCTTGAAGAGCCAAGACAAGGTAATCGCTTTGTGTGAAGCCGTTGGAGCGAACACCTATGTGAATGCGATCGGTGGCATAGACTTGTATTCCAAGGAAATATTTCATGAAAAAATGATTGATTTGAAATTCATTCAATCAAAACCATTTTCATATCCACAATACGGTGGTACTTTTGTACCTTGGTTGTCAATTATTGATGTGTTGATGTTCAACTCCATCGAAACCACATATACCACTATTTTGAAAAATTTCGATTTCATTCAAAACTGA
- a CDS encoding class I SAM-dependent methyltransferase produces the protein MKNKLDSHLRAYQGGSLYDFDNEILLNWYPQRVILQSQRARSLLELGLGHGLTTNKFSKCFERHVVVEGSSAVIHHFREKFPECSAEIMENYFETFESTEQFDVIVMGFILEHVDDPLHIIQRYKHFLTPGGTMFLAVPNAEVLNRRLGHLAGLLPDLSELSENDLLLGHKRYYTVQTLTEVITQAGYKVDQLEGIYLKPLTTRQMISLELQPDVIHALCEVGIHYPELSCGILAQISVND, from the coding sequence ATGAAAAATAAATTAGATTCACATCTTAGAGCCTATCAGGGTGGAAGTCTGTATGATTTTGACAATGAGATATTATTAAACTGGTATCCACAACGTGTTATCTTGCAAAGTCAAAGAGCTCGCTCACTGCTTGAACTAGGCTTGGGACATGGACTCACCACGAACAAATTTTCAAAGTGCTTTGAGCGGCATGTGGTCGTGGAAGGATCATCAGCCGTCATTCATCATTTCCGCGAAAAATTCCCAGAATGTTCCGCCGAGATTATGGAAAATTATTTTGAAACATTTGAAAGTACCGAACAGTTTGATGTCATTGTGATGGGGTTTATTCTTGAACACGTAGATGATCCATTACATATCATCCAGCGATACAAGCACTTTTTGACACCTGGCGGAACCATGTTTTTAGCGGTTCCGAATGCTGAGGTTCTCAATCGCCGACTAGGACACCTGGCAGGACTATTGCCTGATCTGTCCGAGCTTTCTGAAAATGATTTATTGTTGGGGCATAAACGCTACTACACGGTGCAAACATTGACCGAGGTCATCACCCAAGCAGGCTACAAGGTTGATCAATTGGAAGGTATTTACCTCAAACCGTTGACAACCCGACAAATGATTTCTTTAGAGCTGCAACCTGATGTAATTCATGCATTGTGTGAGGTTGGTATTCATTACCCGGAATTATCATGTGGCATCTTGGCTCAGATATCCGTAAATGATTGA
- a CDS encoding ATP-grasp domain-containing protein, with protein MEKFQMKEMNTVKTILVSGASGIVGYGALRSLRQHSQKLRLLGSSIYDDSIAPAFCDEFIQAPLTSDAVYLPWLVKIIQQYQIDLIIPGIEIDLYTWIKHVPAIQAAGATPLLNNPALIDLCQDKWAFYESLNAAALNCTITSSLSSEFDDLVAQFGLPFLLKPRRGFASKGIVRVTNLETFKKHLGDMGGSLMAQPIVGQDDEEYTTSAFCDGQGGFYAHMTLKRKLSKDGFTEKAQVVPNDEFVATLTELCQHLRPIGPTNFQFRKCDTGIKLLEINPRVSSSTAIRTAFGYNECAMAVDYFLENKIPVQPPIRRGKAIRYTDEHIFYETGFYL; from the coding sequence ATGGAAAAATTCCAAATGAAGGAAATGAACACGGTAAAAACTATTCTCGTCTCCGGTGCCAGTGGCATCGTGGGTTACGGTGCCCTTCGTTCATTGCGGCAACATTCACAAAAATTGCGGCTCTTGGGTTCCTCTATTTACGACGATTCGATTGCACCCGCCTTTTGTGATGAATTTATTCAGGCCCCCCTCACGAGTGATGCGGTTTACCTGCCATGGCTGGTCAAAATCATTCAACAATACCAAATTGATTTGATCATTCCAGGCATTGAAATTGACTTGTATACATGGATTAAGCATGTTCCAGCCATCCAAGCAGCAGGTGCGACACCCTTGCTCAACAACCCCGCACTGATCGATTTATGCCAGGACAAATGGGCCTTTTACGAGAGCTTGAACGCTGCAGCCCTCAACTGCACAATCACCAGCTCATTAAGCTCTGAGTTTGATGACCTTGTCGCGCAATTCGGATTGCCTTTTTTACTGAAACCCAGACGCGGTTTTGCCTCGAAAGGAATCGTTCGAGTGACTAACCTGGAAACGTTCAAAAAGCATCTCGGAGATATGGGGGGCTCCTTGATGGCACAACCCATTGTGGGCCAAGACGATGAGGAATACACCACATCGGCCTTTTGTGATGGTCAAGGTGGCTTTTATGCGCACATGACACTCAAGCGCAAACTTTCCAAAGACGGCTTCACCGAAAAAGCTCAGGTCGTGCCCAATGATGAATTTGTAGCGACATTGACCGAACTATGCCAGCACCTGCGACCCATAGGGCCTACCAATTTCCAGTTCCGCAAGTGCGACACTGGCATCAAGTTACTGGAGATCAACCCAAGGGTATCGTCATCCACCGCTATTCGCACGGCGTTCGGATACAACGAATGCGCGATGGCCGTGGACTATTTTCTTGAGAACAAAATCCCTGTACAGCCCCCCATCAGACGCGGCAAGGCCATACGCTACACCGACGAGCACATCTTCTATGAAACTGGCTTTTATCTCTGA
- a CDS encoding metallophosphoesterase family protein produces MKLAFISDIHGNFEALKTVLSKLDTLAIDQIYCVGDIVGYYPQINECCEALRTREIPSVMGNHDWYMAGGGFCPRSQSVNDCLAYQRTIFEKSHLEWLKTLPIQLRAGTVQMVHGGWGDPIDEYLKPSDGYFDKLEGQFFVSGHTHIQLIHHTNSRIYCNPGSVGQPRDGDPRAAFATFDGENFELHRVEYNMQKVFDLMKAAGFDDYYYGGLKTGARNLRKL; encoded by the coding sequence ATGAAACTGGCTTTTATCTCTGACATTCATGGCAATTTTGAAGCACTGAAAACAGTCCTGTCGAAATTGGATACTTTAGCCATTGACCAGATTTACTGTGTTGGTGACATTGTGGGTTACTACCCTCAAATCAACGAATGCTGCGAGGCATTGCGTACACGGGAAATACCCAGTGTCATGGGCAACCACGACTGGTACATGGCGGGCGGTGGATTTTGTCCGCGCTCCCAAAGCGTCAACGACTGTCTTGCCTACCAACGAACCATCTTTGAAAAATCCCATCTGGAATGGCTCAAAACCTTGCCGATACAGCTTCGCGCAGGCACTGTCCAAATGGTGCATGGTGGCTGGGGTGACCCCATTGATGAATACCTCAAGCCTTCAGATGGCTACTTTGACAAGCTGGAGGGGCAATTTTTTGTCTCTGGCCACACCCACATTCAACTCATTCATCACACAAACTCCCGCATCTATTGCAATCCAGGTTCAGTTGGCCAACCCCGCGACGGCGACCCCCGTGCAGCCTTTGCCACCTTTGATGGCGAAAATTTTGAGCTGCACCGTGTCGAATACAACATGCAAAAAGTCTTTGATTTGATGAAAGCTGCAGGGTTTGATGATTATTACTACGGCGGACTCAAGACCGGTGCGCGCAATCTGCGCAAGCTCTAG
- a CDS encoding class I SAM-dependent methyltransferase: MTTERNYNNEFVDSDHNSNGKYAYGFDFDVMHPYMIQSFEPFFNRGSLLELGSFKGDFTQRFLPYFDDITCVEASEDAIAEAKNKLGNKVTFIHSLFETANLPKRYENIVLTHVLEHVDDPVLVLKRIHQEWLAEGGRLFLVCPNANAPSRQIAVKMGLISHNSAVTPAEAEHGHRRTYSLDTLERDAVAAGLQVIHRSGIFFKALANFQWDRLLATDIISKAYLEGCYKLGQQYPDLCASIFLVCTPGHSSK, translated from the coding sequence ATGACGACTGAACGCAATTACAACAACGAATTTGTCGACTCGGACCATAACAGCAACGGCAAATACGCCTACGGCTTCGATTTCGATGTGATGCATCCCTACATGATCCAATCGTTTGAGCCCTTCTTCAACAGAGGCAGCTTGCTTGAACTTGGAAGCTTCAAAGGCGACTTCACCCAAAGATTTTTGCCGTATTTTGATGACATCACCTGCGTTGAAGCCTCTGAAGACGCGATTGCCGAAGCCAAAAACAAACTGGGCAACAAGGTCACCTTCATTCACTCCCTCTTTGAAACGGCCAACTTGCCCAAGCGTTATGAAAACATCGTCCTCACCCACGTCCTGGAACATGTCGATGATCCCGTTCTGGTGCTGAAACGCATCCATCAAGAGTGGCTGGCCGAAGGTGGGCGGCTCTTTCTGGTGTGCCCCAACGCCAATGCGCCTTCCAGACAGATTGCCGTCAAGATGGGCTTGATTTCGCATAATTCAGCAGTCACACCCGCCGAAGCTGAACATGGCCACCGTCGCACCTACAGCCTGGACACCTTGGAGCGCGATGCCGTAGCCGCCGGACTCCAGGTGATCCACCGTTCCGGCATATTTTTCAAGGCTTTGGCCAACTTTCAGTGGGATCGCTTGCTGGCCACGGACATCATCTCCAAAGCGTATCTGGAGGGTTGTTACAAACTGGGGCAGCAATACCCGGATTTATGCGCCAGCATCTTTCTTGTCTGCACACCAGGCCACTCGTCAAAATGA